The Apium graveolens cultivar Ventura unplaced genomic scaffold, ASM990537v1 ctg8210, whole genome shotgun sequence region cttatatttatttttaattttagaaaaactaaAAACTACTATCACGAATCGACTTATTTTTCTGTAAactttatatatttataaattatattaaaaatttattaagttacgataaattaagtaaaataacatatattaacttttattttgaaaaactactaactacaaagtaaactattaacacgaattgacttctaTTCTGTGTAAACTTTATCATCTgtagtattattttaaaaataaataatactcagggatgagaatttatgattatgcctcctgagtcggAGCCTCTTGCTTAAATACAGTTTACCTTGGTTCAacgctattgcgtgagcccgtagggttaaCCAGTGCGCACCAGAAGCCCGAAGGATaacggctgcgggttacctacgaaaAAAATTTATTGATTTAATGATCGTATATGTTACTCTCCATCACAACGTTTATgtactttaaattaaaaaatcacATTTTAACAGTAATAAATTTATGACatgtatttagattatatttagtaatattaaattaagtttaataacatatatttacttttaatttgtaaattaatttttatcgataaataagtaatattaaataaactatattaaAAGGCTAATTatatatttagcaaaaaaaaaaggctaattataagataattaccaaattatattaattaatattaaattgtctaaagaacatatatttggttcataagatagagatacaattcatttcacaaaaataaaactaatattgTACTTGGTAAACAGATTGCTTAGAATCTTCTGAAAAATCGTCAATAATTAGTGTTATAACTTTTGAGTTATTAAAGAACCATTTTACCTTCTGTTGTAAAAATCGGACATCGGGGAAGATCGGTCTAACTACCGATTTGGGATTAGTTGAAAGTCGAGGATTAATCGAAATTGTTAATCGGAGTAAAAATCAAAtctattataatatttaattatatttaatatattagttatttattaacaaatatatatttattatatcataatttctataaatattcatatttaaattaatatagtatttcattttaataaataaaatatatatactcCAATAAAGGAAAATTCGTATGGATTAATcaaatttcaaaaaatataatCGGTCGAGTACTTTGTAGGAGATTAATCGATTGAATAAAGGAATTTTAGAATACTATTTTACCCAAGTTAAGACCGACTTTCAAAAAGTTGGGATTAATAACTCTtcggtgaaaaatgaaatgactaggtgaaaaatgaaatgactAGGTGAAAATCGAGTTAAAAATCGTGTTTTACAAAAATCAGTCAtcgaaaaaaattgaaatcagtcGATTAAAAATTGGGTTAATTGGTAAACAATTGGATTCACTggtaaaaaattaaaaatatatatatatatatatatataaataaaaaattaaaagtaTGAATCCGGTTAATACGTGAAAAATCAGGTTAGTTGGTCAAAAATCAGACTCATTggtaaaaaatataaaaaaatataaatcaaaaaattaaaagtataaatgataaaaaattaaaaaatatatattattctcTTAAACACATAATTACTATTTAAACTTTCTTAATTTTTCATCTTAAATTGATCTCAGTTCATAAGTTACATctcaaaaattatatttacttTAATAGTGGGACATATTTAAAATttctttatataaatataaataataaaaattgtatatgtataatcaaaataaataaacaattacatatattaatatttatatctAAAACTAATATTAAATTAGTTCTAATTAATGACTCAGTTAATCATTTTGATCAATCCCTGATTAGCCGATTAATCACTAGACGTGTGGCTGTAATTCAAGTCGGGCGGCTCGCGAGTTCGCCCGGCTCGAACTCGTTTAAGTGGGCTTGACTCggctcgtttagttaaacgagccgAGCTCGGGTAGAGGTTCCGGCTCGTTTAATTACTCGAGccggctcggctcgactcgtgaaattaaacgagaCGAGTTCGGGTAGAGATTTAGGCTCGATTAAGTGTAAAATTAAACGAGCCGGCTCGCCCGACTCGTAAAAACCGGCTCGTTTAGCTAAATGAgccggctcgactcgactcgtaaaattaaacgagtcgagttcggACAGAGGTTTAggctcgtttaactaaacgagccggctcgactcgactcgattaATCTCGGCTCGAATTACGCCCTGCTCGAAACTCGGCTCGCTCGGCCCGAATTACAGCCCTAACTAGACGGTCCCGCTACTGATAAAGTCCAATTTCCAATTTTTACAAGACCGGTTAGAAAAATTTCTATATTTTAATGATTAAATACAAATTAAAACTGGACAAATATTGTTTTTAATATATTTGATTAACTTactaaataataagtaaataatcAAGTGAGATGAATATTACAATTAATAGTAGGACCGTAAATGAGAAGAGATGTTCGTAAACGAAATTCAGGATTGACTTGTTTACGTAAACTCGATTCGGTTCAGTATTCTAAACGAGGGCGATCAAGAATATGAAAATGAATTCGAATGAATAATTGAGCCGAGCTTTTTGTTTGCTGGATTCTGACTCGGCTTGTTTAGCTCGTAATCGACTCAGACTTGACTCGAACTCGACTCATATAaagttcatatatattataaataataaattattattgaTCACTTAAATATTGTTATTATTACATTTTTCTCatgatttaataattttttttaaatattttagaaaatttgcTTGTATTTCTAAATTAAACACTTAGTTTTTTCATAATGAAACTATCCAATATTGTTACCAACTCATCTccaatttttaatatttttataaaatcattaaATAACTTGTGATTTATAAAAATTAAACTTAAGCAAAATATCTAAACATAATAACATTTCGACATGGACATTTTAAAATATAACGTACAAACTCTCTTTCGCTCTCTATTGAGTAGCCATCTCAAAATAGCCTCAATCTTGTTTTTCTTGATTTAGTTTCCATTTTTCCTTGGTTACCAATTTATTTGGGTTTGTTTAGTTTCTCCTTAATTGTGAGAGTTTGGTTTTTATTTCTTGTTGGTCATATGTCTGGGATTACAATTTTGCAGAAATTTCATGATATTGATTAAGTGATAAAGGTTTTATGATGATGCATCTATGGTTGATTGCTCAAAACAACAACTGAAATATTACAACATGTACATATCTCTTTAAAAAATTACTTGGTTGCCTATCAAAGAACGAAGGATTCAATAACGATATGATCATAAGTTTGTTCAATTTCGATTATATGTGTAAATGTCGTATattattgaattttttttaaaaaaataagtaaTGTATGATTTCTAAAATTAAGAActcaaaaatttaaaataaaattgtttATGTTCTTAAAACTCAACTTGAAAAATAAATGATTTAGATTAGGAATTATGGGTAGAGTGTTTGTATATATatcattataaaataaaaactagtATTTGATCTTGATGCAATTTgtaaaactaaaaattatattttaaattcgGTCGAGTAAAAAATACATGTGAAATATTAGGGGACAACTCGAGTTTGTTCAAATTCAGGCTCGAATTCATATAATAAAGAGCCGATCTTGAACATCACTTTCCGTTAGTTTATTAAATTCAGCTCATCTAAAAAAAGAAAATTAAGCTAAACTTGATCTGGACGGCTCAGATCCGTTCGTTTGCTAAATTCAAGTATGTCATAGTTGTAAATAGCATCGTCGTGTTCATAAATTTTTTCTTACAATAAAATGATATAATAAAAAAGGAGTTAGGTTCAAATTTACGAAAATATCGCTAATTTGTAGTGTTTTTTTAGATTAaaataatttagataaaataGTAAACTATGTTTTAATCCCATGTGACACCCCAGGCAGCCTCACGTTTAGGCTGTGTGACCTCCAAAAGTATACCACCATATACAAACTCGAGCCCGATAAACTTGGAATTTGAACATTTGCATCAATTACAAACTACAACGAGGCTTATGAAATTGTCAAGTTTTTGCAGTGTCTTAATTTGAGGATGATTACTTGAGGGGAAAAAATCCACTGTAGCATATAAATTCCCCACAGGGCGAACTTGTAATATGATACTCAAACGACCATTTCTTTAATCATAATGGCTGAGTCAAAGAAGTTCACATATACAACAGCACCTACTTTGTTAGAGTTTCCCACAACTCCAGGAACATAGGCAGTTAATTGAACAGCAACTTTCTTCGAACTGAAAGTACACAAACTTCCATAATGGCCTTTGGATCATAAACTAAGCAATGAAGATTGTCATAGACACATACTACATCATAATTCCTAACTATTAAAATCAAGATATCGAGAAACAAGTTGAAAATCAAGATAAACCAGAGTAGCCCTAAACAGCTTTAAAGCTTTCAGGATACATTTAAATCCGATGAACAACTTTGAGCTTCTAGCGCAGACAGAGCAGCGAGAGCACTTATAGTATATAAATTCCCCACAGGGCGAACTTGTAAAGTGATACTCAAACTACCATTTCTTTAATCATAATGGCTGAGTCAAAGAAGTTCACATATACAACAGCACCTACTTTGTTAGAGTTTCCCACAAACTCCAGGAACATAGGCAGTTAATTGAACAGCAACTTTCTTCGAACTGAAAGTACACAAACTTCCATAATGGCCTTTGGATCATAAACTAAGCAATGAAGATTGTCATAGACACATACTACATCATAATTCCTAACTATTAAAATCAAGATATCGAGAAACAAGTTGAAAATCAAGATAAACCAGAGTAGCCCTAAACAGCTTTAAAGCTTTCAGGATACATTTAAATCCGATGAACAACTTTGAGCTTCTAGCGCAGACAGAGCAGCGAGAGCACTTATAGTATATGTTATCAGACACAGTTTTAAGGTTTAATTAAACTGGTTTTTGTGATTTTCTTTCACTTTAACATACATAACCCCGAATGAACTTATGCATTTTTGTCATTTGACTTTAAACTTACTTCTTAACCCAACTCGCTTTGGTTTAACACTCAATTTTAGGGAAATACTAacatctacaaatgaaaagccaCTCTAAAAGAAATATGCCTCTAAATCTTACAGTTCTTCCGTGTGGATAACTTATACAAGTAACATAATGTAAGATAGGATTACAAATGTAAAACCAGCTGTATAATTCAAACTGCAACTTAGCTAACAACAGAAGTTATAACAAGGCCTTCCTAAATGAAAAATTTAAAGTATGACCACCAAATTTGACCTAAAACCAAAGCCCAACAAAGCTAGGCCAAAgctgaataaataaaataaactacaCTCATCAAGATGAAAGGGAAATAATACTATGAATCATGAAAAACAGAATCAACCAAGAGCAATTTACAAGCATAcaacataaaaatcatttatatGATATGTAAATGTTATAAAAATGTCAAGCACTAATGCTAAAGTTATCTCGCAGCCTACAgtaattattaaattttgaaattaggaGTACATACAAATATTAGATAAACAACTAGAAAAGCTTAAAACATAACGTGTTCTTGAAATGGAACTAGTTATAAAAACCTTGTATTTTTGCAGTAAAATAATGCAATGTTCAACAACTTAGATTACTCGGCCTTAGTACTCGGGAGACTGCTCGGACTCGGCCCTATTTTCGATCCTGTTTTGCTCTACTTCGGTTATAAGTCAGTCTTCTACTTGAGGAGACTCCCATCTTTGACACCCTCCAAGGTGAAACTCCTCTCTAGACTGATAAAACCGGGGACATAAGTCATCGCACCAAATGTGAGAAACTCACCCTCCGGGAAAATGTGATGTCGCAATGTTTTACGTTGAGGATGATAAGTGAACAATTGAAGTTGGTCACAATACATTAAGATGTTGCCCATCTTTGAGAACCTTAAGAAGCCGAACCATGTCGGTATTTATACCTTCATGTAACGGAGGATTAGGAGTGATGATGAGTTTTTTACTCCAACTATCTTCCACGCCATAATCTCTCTTCACCCAAATAGGAAAGTTCAGAGTATAGTGTTATATCACATATACACAAGCAACCTTTAAGGACTCCCAAGTTCCTAAAATGATTATGGACTCCCAAGATGCTAAAATGATCTGTATTCCCAGGAGCCCGTGGAGGAGCTTCCATTGGACGAAATAATTCTCTATCCAAATCGAAAGCACATATTAGTTCACCAGCTAACCAATGGAGGCGGCCACTGACATAGTGACCCCTATCATGTTCATTCAGATGGAAGGGGACATGTCCTAGATCTCTCCACATGCCGGTTCCAAGCGTATAAACCTCGCTCCCTAGGTCATATTCAGTTGAAGGAAATCTACCCTTATAAAAACGTACAATCTTGTACTGTTGGTTCGATTCAACAAGTCCAAAGCCATAATATCCCTTTAAATATGATACTCTGGTGATAACTCGGAATCTTGAAGGTGTATGTACTCTTGTGTAATTGGATTGCATACATATGCTGAATCATCATAACTATCTTCTAAGCATATTAACCCATTAACTGATCCAATTAACCCCACATAGTCTCCCAAGGCAAGTCCCGGGGAAAATCTCATCATAGGCTCGTGATGAATATCATGTTGGTGATGTTGGTCATCTAGTTCAACCACTGCAAGGTCACCATCATTGTCATCATCTACGTCCTCGGCGTCTCCTTGATGAAGTAAAAGCATTTTAGATGATATAGAGAGATGCAGACGCGAAAAAAATGGTTTTGAAACTATATTACACCATCTTTTGCACACGCTTTTGCATGA contains the following coding sequences:
- the LOC141704750 gene encoding F-box/kelch-repeat protein At3g06240-like translates to MDLPEELIAEIISRTPVKTIVSCKSVCKRWCNIVSKPFFSRLHLSISSKMLLLHQGDAEDVDDDNDGDLAVVELDDQHHQHDIHHEPMMRFSPGLALGDYVGLIGSVNGLICLEDSYDDSAYYKIVRFYKGRFPSTEYDLGSEVYTLGTGMWRDLGHVPFHLNEHDRGHYVSGRLHWLAGELICAFDLDRELFRPMEAPPRAPGNTDHFSILGVHNHFRNLGVLKGCLCICDITLYSELSYLGEERLWRGR